The following coding sequences lie in one Verrucomicrobiota bacterium genomic window:
- a CDS encoding ABC transporter permease — protein sequence MNFGARKRLVDGIATLGRMALMLGEVVRSLFTHRLSGSDLIYQLHFIGVKSQSVVLVTGAFTGMVLCAQTYFQFHKVKMDTATLAVVSVSMSSELGPVLTGLMVAGRVGAAMAAELGTMRVTEQIDALRTLATHPIDYLIVPRLLGTVISLPLLTAEAIAVGIAAGYFVGVYLLDIDAAYAWANMLRYSHAVDVVIGITKAFIFGGLLALVSCYQGMNCREGAEGVGKATTEAVVISSIAILVSNFFLTLFLTQLLA from the coding sequence ATGAATTTCGGCGCCCGGAAGCGGCTGGTGGACGGGATCGCAACTCTGGGGCGAATGGCTCTCATGCTGGGGGAGGTGGTGCGGTCGCTCTTCACGCATCGGCTGAGCGGCAGCGACCTGATTTACCAACTCCACTTCATCGGCGTGAAGTCCCAGTCCGTCGTTCTGGTCACCGGCGCGTTTACCGGCATGGTTCTTTGCGCGCAAACCTACTTTCAATTTCACAAGGTCAAAATGGACACCGCGACCCTGGCCGTGGTGAGCGTTTCGATGAGCAGCGAACTGGGGCCGGTGCTCACCGGGTTGATGGTCGCGGGCCGCGTCGGCGCCGCGATGGCGGCGGAGTTGGGCACGATGCGCGTCACCGAGCAGATCGACGCGTTGCGCACCCTGGCCACCCATCCGATCGATTACCTGATCGTCCCGCGGCTGCTGGGCACGGTCATTTCCTTGCCGCTGCTGACTGCCGAGGCCATCGCGGTCGGCATCGCCGCCGGATACTTCGTGGGCGTGTATTTGCTGGATATCGACGCGGCGTACGCCTGGGCGAACATGCTCCGGTACAGCCACGCGGTGGACGTGGTCATTGGAATTACCAAAGCGTTCATTTTCGGCGGTCTCCTCGCGTTGGTGAGCTGCTACCAAGGCATGAACTGTCGCGAGGGCGCGGAAGGCGTCGGGAAGGCCACCACCGAGGCCGTGGTGATTTCTTCGATCGCGATCCTGGTCAGCAACTTCTTTCTGACCCTGTTCCTGACGCAATTGCTCGCATGA